In the genome of Zobellia nedashkovskayae, the window CATCTACATACTCATAATCTATATAATCTATGAGTCTATTGAGTTTGTCTTTTTTAGAGTTGGTAGTAAAGAGTTTTTCAGGGGAGTCTGCAAAATGCAGTTTCCCTCCAACAAAAATACCTAGCGCAAGTGCTGCAGCTATTACAGTAGGCCATATGTAGTTTTGTTGTTTTTTCATAATTATTTTTACTCGTCTACCGTAGATTCAATTTCCGGTAAATGCACTAATTCTATATCGGCACGTTCTAGAAACTGTAATCCAGAATCGTCCTTGTAAGCTCTTTTATATACTACTCGTTTTATACCTGACTGATGTATTAATTTACTGCATTCCCTACATGGAGAAAGCGTAATATAAAGTGTTGCTCCCTCACATGACTGGGTTGAAGAGGCTACTTTACTTATTGCATTTGCTTCTGCATGCAAAACATACCATTTGGTATACCCCTCATCGTCTTCGCAAATATTTTCAAAACCTGTTGGTGTACCATTGTACCCATCAGATATAATCATTCTATCTTTTACAATGATGGCACCAACCTGTTTACGTTGGCAATAGGATAGCTTACCCCACTCATCTGCCATGCGCAGATAGGCCTTATCGTATTTTTCTTGTTTTGACTTTTTCATGTAATGCGAAGATACAACAATAGACATATGTGCTAATTATCTTACCTGCAATACAACTAAGATACCTGCTTTAAAAAAGCCCAACAATAATTAGGGGTTAATTTTAAGTGAAAATAAATTAGTTACTAAAGCGGAAACGTATGAATAAGCATTGGTATTGTTAGAAGTATAATTAAAATTGACGTAATTACGACGAACAGCGCTTTCTTTACTTTCGTAGCTGCAATTAGAGCCCAACTCACCGATAAAACGGACAAAACTATGGCGACTTGCGAAATTTCAATACCTGTAGCAAAACCAAGAAGAGGAACTAATTTATTATCCTCTTCGGCCATTAGCATTCTAAAGTAATTGCTAAAACCGAAACCGTGAATGAGACCAAAAACTAGTGTGGCCAGCACATGACCCTGCATATTTTGAGTAGTTGCCGTTTTACGCATGTATACAAAATTAAAGATAGCCGTCATCATTATAGTTACGGGAATCAAAAATTCAATAAGGCTAACATCTACCGTTACTGCACCATAGGCACTCAAGGCAAGTGATAAGCAGTGTGCAATTGTAAACACAGTAGCTAATACAACTACTTTTTTCCAAGTCTTAAAAGAAAAGGGAATGGCCAATGCCGCTAAAAAAAGAATATGGTCATATGCACTGAAATCCAGCACATGCTCCAAACCCATCTGTATATAGAAAAAGAATTCTTGCATTTTCAAACTTCATTAAGGCGATGAAAGAACCAAAATACTTTCACAAACCTCTTTCAGACTGAATTTCTTCGTACGCCTTTTGCACTTCCTTAAATTTTTCCTCGGCACCCTTCTTAATAGCCTCGTTTTCTGTGTTCACACGGTCTGGGTGATATTTCTTGGCCATAGTACGGTAGGCTTTTTTTACCTCGTCATTACTCGCCGATTTTTCTATCTCCAAAATTTTGTACGCATTGTTCACAGATTTGATGAACATGGCCATAATACTTTCAAAGTCTCTAAGACTCACCCGCAAATAACCTGCAATCTCACGGATTTTTTGAATCTCCGGAGTACTTACAGAACCATCTGCCTGAGCTATACCAAATAAAAAGTGAAGCAACTGTAAACGAACTTCATACCTAGTACGCTGATTTAAAAACGTACAGATACGCTGGGCAGAAATCTCATGCTTTTTATTGATTTCATTAAATGTCCTGAATATGGCATTAGCCTTGTCCTTACCATAAGTGCTAACAAAATATTGCCGCACATAATCCATTTCACGTTGGCTTACCGTACCATCTGCCTTAATTACTATAGAACATAAAGACAGTAAATTCAGCTCAAAATCTGCCGGCGTTACTTTCTGACGCGTCATATCACCAAAAACAGACTGTGCTCCACCCCCACCACTAATCTTAAGACCATCAATAAAGCTACCGATAAGGTATCCCAAAATTGCTCCTGGAAACCTAAAAAAATAATACCCTGCGATGGCCGCGAACCATTTAATCATGCCTTTTCTAAATTTGGGCAAAGATATTAAAAGCGACAAGAACTAAGCTTCTAAAAAAACAGAGAGACAACTAAAAAACAATTGTTGGTAAATACAGCCATCTACAGCAGCAATTTTAGACTTTTCGCTAACGAAAAGTTAAGTCTATCAACTAAACGCGACAAATTAAGTATCTTTGATAACTATCATAAAATATAAAAATATGTATCCCGCAGAATTGGTAAAACCTATGAGACAAGACTTGGCATCAGCTGGGTTTGAAGAATTACATACATCAGAAGCAGTCGAAAATGCAATCAAAAAAGAAGGTACTACCTTAGTTGTAGTAAACTCTGTTTGTGGTTGTGCAGCGGCAAACGCTAGACCTGCGGCAAAATTAAGTTTACACAACGCTAAAAAACCTGACCATATCGTTACGGTTTTTGCCGGTGTTGACATTGAGGCCGTAAATACAGCAAGAAACCTAATGATTCCTTTTCCTCCATCATCGCCAAGTATGGCTCTTTTTAAAGATGGCGAATTGGTTCATATGATTGAGCGTCACCACATTGAAGGTAGACCGGCAGAATTGATTGCTGAAAACCTTGTTGGTGCTTACGAGGAGTTCTGCTAGAAGTGTTTAAACACTTCTCTTTATAAGAGAGTATAAAAGAATACAAAAAACCGCTTCCCTCTGAAGCGGTTTTTTATTTTTGTACCATGCAAAAACTATTGGCATACCCACTTACTTTCATTTACATAATTTTCTTTGGATTATGTCTATTGATATATCACCCTATTCAATGGGTTTGTTTTAATATTTTTGGGTATGATGCCCATAGGATGAGCGTAGCCCTCCTTAATCTTTCCCTTATGCGGTGCACGCATATATTGGGAACTACCTATGAGTTTAATAACCCGTATGACATTCCAACAGATAGGCCATTAATCATCGTACCCAATCACCAGAGCATGCATGACATACCCCCTATTGTTTGGTTCATGCGTAAACACCAGCCAAAATTTGTTAGTAAAAAAGAACTTGGTAAAGGCATACCCAGCGTTTCGTATAACCTACGTCACGGAGGTTCTGTTCTTATTGACAGAAACGATAGCAGACAGGCCCTATCCGAAATTGCAAAACTTGGGCGGTATATAGAAAAGCATAAAAGAAGTGCAGTAATATTCCCTGAAGGAACCCGAAGCCGCACCGGCCATCCAAAACCGTTCAAGGCCACAGGACTTAAGCTTCTTATGAAAAATGCACCTTCCGCCTTGGTAGTTCCCATAAGTATCAATAACTCATGGAAAATGCTCAAATACGGGAAATTCCCAAATGGCATTGGTAACCATATTACCTTTCAAGTACACGAGCCTATTGAAGTTAACTCCAATTTTGATTCTGTTTTAGCTGAGACCGAACAAAAGGTTAACTCAGGTATCACCTCTTTCAAATCAACATAATGACAGACACCGAAATAGTAGAGCAGACCATTGCTTTTGTAAAAGAAACTTTAAAAGGAGCCGAAGGAGGACACGATTGGTTTCATATAGAACGCGTTTTTAAAAATACACTGCTTATCGCCAAAGAAGAAAAAGTAGATATATTAGTAGTTAGTCTTGGTGCGCTATTACATGATATAGCAGATGCAAAATTCAATAATGGCGATGAGACCGTTGGACCCAAACTCGCACAAAATTTTTTGGACGATTTAAAGGTGAACGAAGAGACAATTAACCACGTCATTAAGATTATTGAAAATATCTCCTTTAAAAATTCCCTTGAAAAAACTGAGGAGAAGTTTTCTTCTTTAGAATTAGAAGTCGTTCAAGATGCAGACCGGCTAGATGCTTTAGGCGCCATAGGTATTGCCAGAGCCTTTAATTACGGAGGGTTTAAAAATAGAGAGCTCTATAACCCTGAGATTGCGCCAAATTTAAAAATGAGCAAAGCGGAATATAAAAAATCCAGCGCTCCTACGCTTAATCACTTTTATGAAAAACTGCTTTTACTAAAGGATAAATTGAATACCAAAACTGGCACAAAGTTGGCCGAAGAACGCCACCAATATATGGAAGATTTCCTCAAACAGTTTTACAAAGAATGGGACCCACTAGTGTCAAACACAGGGTTCACACCTTAACCTATTAAAAATCACCTCCGCGACCTCACTTTTTTTTGTACCTTCAAGTTCAGAACCTAAATCCAATTTTTGAAGATGCAAAGAAGAAAATTTATCAAGAATACTGCAGCGGCCTCCGCCGTATTTTCCATCGTACCAAGTTTTGTTATGGGTAAGAACCATGTTGCACCTAGCGATACCCTTTATGTAGGCGCTTTTGGTATTGGCGGTCGTGGATCGGGAGTTATGCAGGGGCTAGACGGAACCGGCAAAGTAAAATTTGTAACACTCTGTGATGTTGATGACAGAAGAGCGGCCGACACTTATAAAAAATATCCGAAGGCAAAAAGATACAAGGATTATAGAAAGGTCTATGATAAGCACCTCAGCGAAATAGATGCGATTATGGTGGCAACACCAGATCATATGCATGCTTCTATTGCACTGCCTTTTATGCGTGAAAAAAAACATGCCTATGTTGAAAAGCCGTTGACGCATAATATCAACGAAGCACGTATGAT includes:
- a CDS encoding deoxycytidylate deaminase — its product is MKKSKQEKYDKAYLRMADEWGKLSYCQRKQVGAIIVKDRMIISDGYNGTPTGFENICEDDEGYTKWYVLHAEANAISKVASSTQSCEGATLYITLSPCRECSKLIHQSGIKRVVYKRAYKDDSGLQFLERADIELVHLPEIESTVDE
- a CDS encoding HupE/UreJ family protein, which codes for MQEFFFYIQMGLEHVLDFSAYDHILFLAALAIPFSFKTWKKVVVLATVFTIAHCLSLALSAYGAVTVDVSLIEFLIPVTIMMTAIFNFVYMRKTATTQNMQGHVLATLVFGLIHGFGFSNYFRMLMAEEDNKLVPLLGFATGIEISQVAIVLSVLSVSWALIAATKVKKALFVVITSILIILLTIPMLIHTFPL
- a CDS encoding TerB family tellurite resistance protein, whose protein sequence is MIKWFAAIAGYYFFRFPGAILGYLIGSFIDGLKISGGGGAQSVFGDMTRQKVTPADFELNLLSLCSIVIKADGTVSQREMDYVRQYFVSTYGKDKANAIFRTFNEINKKHEISAQRICTFLNQRTRYEVRLQLLHFLFGIAQADGSVSTPEIQKIREIAGYLRVSLRDFESIMAMFIKSVNNAYKILEIEKSASNDEVKKAYRTMAKKYHPDRVNTENEAIKKGAEEKFKEVQKAYEEIQSERGL
- a CDS encoding BrxA/BrxB family bacilliredoxin, with protein sequence MYPAELVKPMRQDLASAGFEELHTSEAVENAIKKEGTTLVVVNSVCGCAAANARPAAKLSLHNAKKPDHIVTVFAGVDIEAVNTARNLMIPFPPSSPSMALFKDGELVHMIERHHIEGRPAELIAENLVGAYEEFC
- a CDS encoding lysophospholipid acyltransferase family protein codes for the protein MQKLLAYPLTFIYIIFFGLCLLIYHPIQWVCFNIFGYDAHRMSVALLNLSLMRCTHILGTTYEFNNPYDIPTDRPLIIVPNHQSMHDIPPIVWFMRKHQPKFVSKKELGKGIPSVSYNLRHGGSVLIDRNDSRQALSEIAKLGRYIEKHKRSAVIFPEGTRSRTGHPKPFKATGLKLLMKNAPSALVVPISINNSWKMLKYGKFPNGIGNHITFQVHEPIEVNSNFDSVLAETEQKVNSGITSFKST
- a CDS encoding HD domain-containing protein yields the protein MTDTEIVEQTIAFVKETLKGAEGGHDWFHIERVFKNTLLIAKEEKVDILVVSLGALLHDIADAKFNNGDETVGPKLAQNFLDDLKVNEETINHVIKIIENISFKNSLEKTEEKFSSLELEVVQDADRLDALGAIGIARAFNYGGFKNRELYNPEIAPNLKMSKAEYKKSSAPTLNHFYEKLLLLKDKLNTKTGTKLAEERHQYMEDFLKQFYKEWDPLVSNTGFTP